The DNA window tctagttttctatttaccaaaaatcccttaaaaatgatgtttgcgggatacatagcgttgtgcactagatacattaggtttgatacattccacatagcgggatacatagcgttgtgcacgggatacattaggtttgatacattccacatagcgggatacatagcattgtgcacgggatatacattccacatagcgggatacatagcgttgtgcacgggatacatagcgtttgatacattccacatagcgggatacatagcgttgtgcacgggatacatgcgggatacataggtaaaataagagatttttgaaaattttgaaataagtagggataaatagatattaaggtaagtaaaggagtgtagttaagtaatttgtccataattttaacatatttgtttaacttttacaaccacaatttgaatttcaactcaattttttttaaaaaaaaaatagttacaaATGGATATataaatcctaaaaaatataaaatatagtaattCATACTTTGATATAgaaacatacatacataaatgaaaataaagagtcttaaaacaggttgaaattgaagattaatttggactcaattgaagattctcttaaaatgggttgagattgaacccAGTTCAAAATTATCTTGAGTccaacccttaaaattttgataGAATAAGACATGTTACCTATATTTAGGCTCATTTTTTACCAGGGGCATATCTAGAGGGGGTGTCgtggttcacgtgaacccatgcttccctctctagatcataaatgcaaataaagagtcttaaaacaggttgaaattgaagattctcttaaaatgggttgaGATTGAACCTAATTCAAAATTATCTTGAGTCCAACCCTTAAAGTTTTGATAGAATAAGACATGTTACCTATATTATTTAGGCTCATTTTTTACCAGGGGCGTATCTAGAAGGGGTgtcgtgggttcacgtgaacccatgctcccctctctagatcatatataatagtgttatattttttaaaaaaatatttaattatagatgtgtgaacccgcGTTCAtagtatcatataataatacgatgatgattgggtgcacctctttAAGTGAGGataaaaatttaagtcttaTATCTATCTTATCATTTTGAGTAACACCTCTCCAAGTGGTTATCGGTTACACTTTTGACGtttcaattaatttatctttttttttcctttaatctttcaaatttttcaaGTGTGTTACATTGAATGTTTCTAAAAGTTTTAGCACtgtaaaatttttatataattaaatcaaatgtgtatattaaaatttaaaactagtagtattatatattttagacctataatttttaaaatttaatggttcatattaagaacctaaaagtcaacccgatcaaatttatatttaagatgtattttttcCTAATCGTACACGCATCTTGCCGAAATCTTGGATACGCCACTTTTTACGCCCCTAATTGTTAACCTCAGATATTAAGTACAGCCATTATGTGCAAGATACTTtgtaacattaaaaaaaatagaagtaacATTTGTCATAACacctatacaaataaaaatactaatCTATAGGATTATCACCCTAGTTAATTATGTTCATTAGCTGTCTTGGTTAGACAGGAATACTTCAAAATACAAATCTTAATGCCAGCTTTTTCATGATATCTAAAACATTGTGAACACTGCTAAAGGATAATTACCTCATAAAATATTTACTCATAGTTGatgtaaagataaaatataatgtttctattgaaaatatatcaagaaattAAGTGTATCACATGAATtacgattaaaaaaattagttataatTAGGAAGCCCCTTTAAAGGGAGTTTAGGAAGAGCCAAGATCTGCATGTTCTGTTTAATTTTGTTGGGAAGTGAACAATCACATGGTTTGAAAATTAGCCTCATGTGCCCACATGCCTATAACTTCTCCAATGTCATTATGAACTCTCTGCTAGGTTATGTAGGGTCAAACTgctaaaatatttgttttactcACTAATTAACTACTAcatctttttttaataactaaTTGTGATATTCGAGCTAATTATTCATGCAGATTTGGACTATTCTATCGAGTTttgattaatataaatatcaaataactCTATCAACAATGTTTAGACATTTTCGAACGTAACGTCACTTACCATTTTAAATCATGATCTCTAAAAATTTGCCTATACGCATTATTGACTCCTAATTGACCTCACTTTGTGTTTGACAACCCTAACTATTTTCTTATGGTATGATAGGCTATAGAGTTGAGAgatccaaaaaaattgaaaggagACAGCGAAAgtccaaagaagaaaaaataatcaaattcttaggaatttttttgttgaagaatTGTTTTATTGTCTTGTATgcttatattataaatattgaatCCTTTTAAAGACAATAATAAGATTCCATGTTACTATTAGAAAAATCTCTCTTTTCGTACCAAAGTTGTCCATGCATGTGcctttccatttctttttaaaaagacaGCAAACAGCTCATTTGTTTCTATTTCACCAGACCACttagtttaaatatatatattctcaccGTCCAAATATTTACTATTAGCATATACTAAAGAACCGTTAAAAAGAGTTCAGAAGTTCAATAACACACTACGACGCCCCAGAGATGGGGAGCAAGGATTTAGGGCGTGTTTGATACTAACGAAAATGttttctaagaaaataagtaaaattttatttattttcttgtgtttgatatataagttaaatttatatatatatatagtttagaCAATATTATGCGAGATGGGGTGGGGTATGAATGCATGGGGATGGGGATGAGATGGGATAACGAGATAGAGGTGATGTGTGTTGAAGAATGAGAAGAACCAAATCAATTTATAATgtcatttatataatttgtttttcctacttttacttttaaaagtcattttccctattttaagaaacttttttttttacttttagagaattcattttctaaatattttaatcaatcgaatatggaaaaataaaaagcatTCTCAATAGAGAACACACCCTTATAGATTGTTTAATTCACGAAATAAGATCATGAATATCTCAGAATTAATTCATACTCTATTTAATTGATGATATtactaatatatttaaaaataaatttatacctcaAACTTTGGTGTTAGCTTATCCTATTTGAAATGTGAGACAAATtaatctcaaaataattttatgcgCGAACAGAAAAATGCCCATGGATTCTAAAGTTTAAGACAGTAACATCAAGTAGTAGTAGTAAATTTCacttctatatatatttaacgatttttctaataaaaattaactctaaattaaaattattgagttcgACCAAACTTGTACACTATTTCCCTGTGTTCCTCCCCTTATAAATGCAGAACTATTCTTGTTCTTACCTTTAGCCTACTCCATTTTCTCTTCCTCTTTTACTGATACAACTAAAAATGATGTCTTTAGAAACTGCATCTAGATCTGTTGATCCGAATTCGGGTCCTCGAATTTCCTTCTCCTCAGAATTTCTTGATGAGAAAAACTTCATATCCATTTGTCCAAATTCTCAACCAGAGAAAAAGCGCGAAAAAGAGCTTAATGCAGCAGAATTCGAGTTCCTATCCAGCAATttcacaaccggaaacatgacAACAGCCGACGAGCTAATTTTTGAAGGCAAACTACTTCCCTATTGGCAAATCCACCATGCTGAAAAACTCAACAAGATTAGTCTCAAAACAGAGCATGCTGAGGAACAAGTGAATGAAAAACAGGGGAATAGTAAAGAAGAACAGAGCAGGCCAGTAAATTGGTTTATCGATGAAGATCCATCTCCTAGACCACCAACATGCACTGTATTATGGAAAGAGTTATTAagattgaaaaaacaaaaacaaaggcCTTCCTCATTATCAccttcatcttcatcatcctcttcttcttcgAGCGCGAATTCTGAAATTTCGCCCACAGATGAAAGCAAAGAGAAACATGTAGTGGACAAGATTAAGAAAAGATTGGAGAGATCTAAATCAGCAACTATAAGAGTAAGGCCTTTGATTAATGTGCCGATTTGCAGACAGGGGAAAAACAATGCAATACCACCTATTTTTCCTATTAAGAAAGGAAGAGTAGAGAGATGATCAGAGCAGAAATTGAAGGTTATCATCAGTTTTACTCAAATTTGTATAGATGTTCTATACTCttcccttatttttttaaaaaaattatttcatttggaTTTAGATTAATGTTCCTTCTAAGGATATTATGATTGTGTTTCCATTTCTTGTAATGTATCAAAAACTTATTCCATTGTAATCCCACATTTTTAGcttttcaattgttttttttattacatcGGAAATCGGAGGTAAGGAAAGGGGAAATTGGAAGGAGATtagaaaatagagaattgaatcTTTATCAACAAGATGAACATTCACACAGTAAATCAATTGAGCTATTGAGATCtcgatatttttttaactacagtattttatttcaaaacaagaaaaagtgaACCATATAGTTGTTTTTTAGTTCATTATGAACCTTATGTCTCGTTGActttcattattaattttctCCCTATGGAGGGGATATAACAAAGAAAACCTGCATACAATAACTGAAAAATTCTGTCAAATAAGTTTCATGGTGAATTACAGTAAAATACATTTTGAGGACAAATGAATCAAATATTCACTTTTCcgttataagaaaaaaaacacaaggTAAAAACCGTTGGGTCAAGAGATTTTAACGTTTCCAATTAAGTTTTCGCAACCAGCTCTCATCATCGTCATAATAAACACTCCAGCACTATCCCTAGCTAAAATCACCATGGGTCACTGTTTGAGTCTTTACGTACGTGTGAAGCAACCCATTGGAGGGCAGTCCAATAATTCTCTTAAGAGTGTATAATCAACAGACACACGACGATGTCATTTGATATTGAGAAAAGGATGGAAACAAGTACAACTATTGTAGGAAGATCCTGTTATTTCCGGTATAcaggttagtcaaaaatacagaaacaggaaaaagatgaaatagacaaaatatttttaattcgAATCCGCAGAAatcactgtgtttccttaagaaatttaatcccctcactgtaTCCGAgattgcagattaattcctcccaaaataaaacggattaacctgttagagaagtagcggtaccacaaacttcaataacttcagcgaatgc is part of the Solanum stenotomum isolate F172 chromosome 8, ASM1918654v1, whole genome shotgun sequence genome and encodes:
- the LOC125874444 gene encoding uncharacterized protein LOC125874444; its protein translation is MMSLETASRSVDPNSGPRISFSSEFLDEKNFISICPNSQPEKKREKELNAAEFEFLSSNFTTGNMTTADELIFEGKLLPYWQIHHAEKLNKISLKTEHAEEQVNEKQGNSKEEQSRPVNWFIDEDPSPRPPTCTVLWKELLRLKKQKQRPSSLSPSSSSSSSSSSANSEISPTDESKEKHVVDKIKKRLERSKSATIRVRPLINVPICRQGKNNAIPPIFPIKKGRVER